A portion of the Acidisarcina polymorpha genome contains these proteins:
- a CDS encoding GWxTD domain-containing protein, with product MLTSSQFQAIPVASSKTSSSAKLWIAALGALLFSGVPFGVAQQPSTPPAAGGASNAPAASQPAASPDPKLATRPADASTPDSGQDDPLKRKLSDKERFKQQKDVREELKGPYKKWVNEDVHWIITDQELKAFKSLSNDEERDNFIEQFWLRRNPNPDSPENEFREEHYRRIAYANEHFAAGKPGWKTDRGHMYISFGKPDSIDAHPSGGQYDRPQDEGGGSTSTFPFEIWHYRYLEGVGDNIDIEFVDTCMCGDYHMTIDRSEKDALLHTPGAGLTQQEELGRSKKADRFNGGLENLGAGPMSSSNQSKQFDRIELFAKLQAPPPIKFKDMDLEAYMSQHKLLNGPYFPFDVRTDYVKVTDDTVLVPVTLQIKNRDITFSSKDGVSKGEITIQGRVTTITGRIVQSFEDTVSVEEPSELMAKVLDNAKVYWKALPLRPGRYRIDIGIKDVNNPDHVGLWAQAVEVPKYDEDKLSASSLILADKMERVPSKQIGTGNFIIGNTYIRPRVMQTEATPATFKRDQRLNFWMQVYNLGIDEKSRQNSATIQYEIINSATNQSVLNSSEDSKNLGANQDQVTLEKSMPLDSLTPGKYTVKISINDSISKQTIAQSAPFTVE from the coding sequence ATGTTAACGTCCTCTCAGTTCCAGGCCATCCCTGTTGCATCATCAAAGACTTCCTCTTCCGCAAAATTATGGATTGCCGCACTTGGCGCATTGCTGTTCAGCGGAGTACCGTTCGGAGTAGCGCAGCAACCTTCCACCCCTCCGGCCGCGGGTGGCGCCAGCAATGCCCCGGCCGCCAGCCAACCTGCTGCCAGCCCGGATCCAAAATTGGCTACCCGCCCTGCGGATGCTTCGACCCCGGACTCCGGCCAAGATGATCCACTCAAGCGCAAGCTATCCGACAAGGAAAGGTTCAAACAGCAGAAGGACGTCAGAGAAGAGCTGAAGGGCCCGTACAAGAAGTGGGTGAATGAGGACGTTCACTGGATCATCACCGATCAAGAGTTGAAGGCCTTCAAGAGCTTGAGCAATGACGAGGAGCGGGATAATTTCATCGAGCAGTTCTGGCTCCGCCGGAACCCGAACCCTGATTCTCCTGAAAACGAATTCCGCGAAGAGCATTACCGCCGCATCGCTTACGCCAATGAGCATTTCGCCGCCGGCAAACCTGGCTGGAAGACCGATCGCGGCCACATGTATATCTCCTTCGGCAAGCCGGACAGCATTGATGCTCATCCGAGCGGCGGCCAGTACGATCGCCCGCAGGACGAAGGCGGCGGCTCGACATCGACCTTTCCTTTTGAGATCTGGCACTACCGCTACCTGGAGGGAGTCGGCGACAACATCGATATCGAATTTGTCGACACCTGTATGTGCGGCGACTACCACATGACTATCGACCGGTCGGAGAAGGATGCGCTGCTGCATACTCCCGGAGCGGGTCTGACTCAGCAGGAAGAATTGGGGCGTTCGAAGAAGGCGGATCGATTCAACGGCGGTCTTGAAAATCTGGGTGCGGGGCCCATGTCCAGCAGCAACCAGAGCAAACAGTTCGACCGCATTGAGTTGTTCGCCAAACTCCAGGCGCCTCCGCCAATCAAGTTCAAGGATATGGACCTTGAGGCGTACATGAGCCAGCACAAGCTTTTGAATGGACCCTACTTCCCGTTCGATGTGCGCACCGACTATGTGAAAGTGACCGATGATACGGTGCTGGTTCCGGTCACACTGCAGATCAAGAACCGCGATATCACGTTCAGCTCCAAGGACGGGGTTTCCAAGGGCGAGATAACCATCCAGGGGCGGGTCACAACCATTACCGGCCGTATCGTGCAGAGCTTTGAAGACACGGTTTCCGTCGAGGAACCAAGCGAGCTGATGGCAAAGGTGCTCGACAACGCGAAGGTCTATTGGAAGGCGCTGCCGTTGCGTCCCGGCCGTTATCGTATCGACATCGGCATCAAGGATGTCAATAACCCCGACCACGTCGGTCTCTGGGCACAAGCGGTTGAGGTTCCCAAATATGATGAGGACAAACTCTCGGCGTCCTCGCTTATCCTGGCGGACAAAATGGAGCGGGTCCCGTCGAAGCAGATCGGCACGGGAAACTTCATTATCGGGAATACCTACATTCGTCCCAGGGTGATGCAGACGGAAGCCACCCCGGCGACTTTCAAGCGCGACCAGCGGCTGAATTTCTGGATGCAGGTTTATAACCTGGGCATCGATGAGAAGAGCCGGCAGAACTCGGCCACGATCCAGTACGAAATTATCAATTCGGCAACAAACCAGTCGGTCTTGAACAGCTCCGAAGACAGCAAGAATCTTGGGGCAAACCAGGACCAGGTTACTCTCGAAAAGTCGATGCCGTTGGACAGTCTGACGCCAGGGAAATACACGGTCAAGATCTCAATCAATGACAGTATTTCGAAGCAGACCATTGCGCAGAGTGCTCCCTTTACTGTTGAATAG
- a CDS encoding ABC transporter ATP-binding protein — protein MALQMISEADASKPVTVPQGDVIVVEDIWRTYDMGSEQQVNALQGINLKIRHNEYVAIMGPSGSGKSTLMNIIGCLDTPSRGTYRLNGHLVSDLNDDELARIRNREIGFVFQTFNLLARASALHNVELPLIYNGTPAAERIERATAALRAVNLEGRMNHKPNELSGGQRQRVAIARALINRPSIILADEPTGNLDSKTGDEIMALFDELHARGNTIIVVTHEPDIAEFAHRIVHIRDGVIASDVASSRVRRSGE, from the coding sequence ATGGCCCTCCAGATGATCAGCGAAGCGGATGCATCCAAACCCGTCACCGTGCCGCAGGGCGATGTCATTGTCGTTGAAGACATCTGGCGCACCTATGATATGGGTTCCGAGCAGCAGGTGAATGCCCTCCAGGGGATCAATCTCAAGATCCGGCACAACGAGTATGTCGCGATTATGGGACCCTCCGGCTCGGGAAAGTCGACGCTGATGAATATCATTGGCTGTCTGGACACGCCTAGCCGTGGGACCTACCGGCTCAATGGCCATCTTGTCAGCGACCTCAACGACGATGAACTCGCCCGCATTCGCAACCGCGAAATCGGTTTCGTCTTTCAGACTTTTAATCTGCTTGCCCGGGCCTCCGCACTGCACAACGTCGAACTGCCGCTGATCTATAACGGCACCCCCGCGGCGGAGCGCATTGAACGGGCTACCGCTGCGCTTCGCGCCGTCAACCTTGAAGGCCGCATGAATCACAAGCCTAACGAACTCTCCGGCGGCCAGCGGCAGCGCGTCGCCATCGCCCGGGCCCTGATCAACCGCCCGTCGATCATCCTGGCCGACGAACCGACAGGCAATCTCGATTCGAAGACCGGGGACGAGATCATGGCGCTCTTCGACGAACTCCACGCCCGCGGCAATACCATCATCGTGGTCACCCACGAACCCGATATCGCGGAGTTCGCCCACCGGATTGTCCATATCCGCGATGGCGTCATCGCCTCCGATGTCGCCTCCTCCCGGGTGCGCAGGTCAGGAGAATAA
- a CDS encoding sigma-54-dependent transcriptional regulator: MGSTARSSSQWSGSAKGAASSLLHSSPQHTSVQAVSAYAESEFENPPNIFGLTGRSPVMRQLILQMQRMAPRLTLFTLEGEDGTGKTLAARALHANGSAADGPFVPCLASRFFTPSEGGGGARWSTAALEQAHRGMLFLDRVHQLSPDQQDMLADFLRWFDHQPSQASQLELGSQDGEPTPGTGLPAQVAFSSSIPLRKADPPSPFRQDVASRLYAVRFRLPALRERREDIPMLAQTLIQRFSRAYRKTVRGLGPGTIAPLLRHGWPGNVRELDQVITAACLETTSQWIRPIDLPPFSSLIPQSVPLNPGPRGTESTEEPSWNLDAVIRFHVHKVLQHTRGNKLRAAKLLGVSRSTLYRVLAAEPATFATPNHPSPTRNHGTE, encoded by the coding sequence ATGGGCTCGACGGCGCGATCCAGTTCGCAATGGAGTGGATCGGCCAAAGGAGCAGCTTCCTCTCTCTTACATTCCTCCCCGCAGCACACGTCAGTGCAAGCGGTGTCGGCGTATGCTGAGTCGGAGTTTGAAAACCCTCCTAACATCTTCGGACTGACTGGCCGAAGCCCAGTCATGCGTCAGCTGATTCTGCAAATGCAGCGAATGGCTCCCCGCCTCACCCTCTTTACCCTCGAGGGAGAAGACGGGACGGGTAAGACTCTCGCGGCCCGGGCGCTTCATGCCAACGGATCCGCAGCGGACGGTCCTTTTGTTCCCTGTCTCGCATCCCGGTTCTTCACTCCCTCGGAAGGCGGAGGCGGCGCCCGCTGGTCAACTGCCGCGCTCGAACAAGCGCACCGGGGAATGCTTTTTCTCGACCGCGTCCATCAACTCTCGCCCGATCAACAAGACATGCTGGCTGATTTTCTTCGCTGGTTTGACCACCAACCCTCTCAGGCGAGCCAACTTGAACTTGGTTCCCAGGATGGAGAACCGACGCCCGGGACAGGCCTGCCCGCCCAGGTGGCCTTCTCTTCTTCAATCCCGCTTAGGAAAGCTGATCCGCCCTCCCCCTTTCGCCAGGATGTTGCCTCACGGCTGTACGCGGTGCGGTTCCGGCTGCCTGCTCTCCGCGAACGGCGCGAAGACATACCCATGCTCGCCCAGACCTTGATCCAGCGCTTCAGCCGGGCGTACCGCAAAACCGTACGAGGGCTCGGTCCCGGGACCATCGCTCCCCTGCTTCGCCATGGCTGGCCCGGTAATGTGCGGGAGCTGGACCAGGTCATTACGGCCGCATGCCTCGAAACCACGAGCCAATGGATTCGTCCCATCGACCTGCCGCCATTCTCTTCGCTGATTCCTCAGTCCGTCCCCTTGAATCCAGGGCCAAGGGGCACTGAGTCGACTGAGGAGCCTAGCTGGAACCTGGACGCGGTGATTCGATTCCATGTCCATAAGGTCCTCCAGCACACTCGAGGGAACAAGCTGCGCGCCGCGAAACTGCTCGGCGTCAGCCGTTCCACGCTTTATCGCGTTCTCGCTGCTGAGCCCGCCACTTTCGCCACGCCCAACCACCCGTCACCCACCCGAAACCACGGTACGGAATAA
- a CDS encoding M48 family metallopeptidase — protein sequence MHLRFLLFLFTFTLFAAITVNAATTPTEAAAIAAAERDHSAYVLPPDKLAQSDALARVRVALTFGTPLLGMLALFLTLQWHIAARMRNVAMNLSNRAGFSKNRWVQCFLFFFEFLLFMTVLSLPLNVYEHHVQSAYGLSVQGWGSWLADQAKSFGLNYLFGGLGVMLLFYLIRRFPRRWWLWLWIPTMAFSLLAVFAEPYVIAPLFNKFEPLSHSDPELVTQLERVVARGKGIDIPPERMFLMKASDKVTTLNAYVSGFGASKRIVVWDTSLAKASPDEILFIFGHEMGHYVLGHILRGMLFAFIFILVSFFLGFHLFQFLLARFGPRWHIRTQDDWAALVVFVLVLSLIDFLGEPVQSAFSRSLEHAADIYGQEVVHGIVADPQRVGRAAFQLLGENGLATPNPSAFVTFWTADHPPLWWRASFAKHYDPWTANAQSKYFPNQ from the coding sequence ATGCATCTGCGTTTTCTGCTTTTCCTCTTCACCTTTACCCTCTTCGCAGCGATCACGGTCAACGCTGCTACCACCCCGACCGAGGCCGCGGCGATAGCGGCGGCCGAGCGCGACCACTCCGCCTATGTCCTGCCGCCTGACAAGTTAGCTCAATCCGACGCCCTCGCTCGTGTCCGGGTGGCATTGACCTTCGGGACCCCGCTGTTGGGAATGCTTGCGCTCTTCCTCACCCTCCAGTGGCACATTGCCGCGCGCATGCGCAATGTGGCAATGAATCTTTCCAACCGCGCCGGGTTCTCAAAGAATCGCTGGGTGCAGTGCTTTCTTTTCTTCTTTGAGTTTCTGCTCTTCATGACGGTGCTAAGTCTTCCCCTCAACGTTTATGAGCACCATGTTCAATCGGCTTACGGATTGAGCGTTCAAGGCTGGGGTAGCTGGCTCGCCGACCAGGCAAAGAGCTTCGGCCTGAACTATCTCTTCGGCGGACTGGGCGTGATGCTTCTGTTTTATCTGATTCGCAGATTCCCGCGCCGTTGGTGGCTCTGGCTGTGGATCCCCACCATGGCGTTTTCGTTGCTGGCGGTCTTTGCCGAGCCCTACGTGATCGCTCCCCTTTTTAATAAATTTGAGCCGCTCTCTCATTCCGATCCGGAACTGGTTACTCAGCTCGAGCGCGTCGTCGCTCGGGGCAAGGGTATCGACATTCCTCCGGAGAGGATGTTTCTCATGAAGGCCTCCGACAAGGTCACAACATTGAATGCCTACGTGAGCGGCTTTGGCGCTTCGAAAAGAATCGTCGTGTGGGATACATCCCTGGCCAAGGCGAGTCCCGACGAAATCCTCTTTATCTTCGGACACGAGATGGGACATTATGTCCTAGGGCACATTCTCCGTGGCATGCTCTTCGCGTTTATCTTCATCCTCGTCTCGTTCTTCCTGGGTTTTCATCTCTTCCAGTTTTTGCTGGCTCGCTTCGGCCCACGTTGGCACATCCGGACCCAGGACGACTGGGCCGCGTTGGTCGTCTTTGTCCTGGTTCTCAGCCTGATCGATTTTCTAGGCGAACCTGTTCAGAGTGCGTTCAGCCGTAGTCTCGAACACGCGGCTGACATCTATGGTCAGGAGGTGGTGCATGGCATCGTCGCCGATCCTCAAAGGGTGGGCCGGGCCGCATTTCAGTTACTCGGCGAGAACGGGCTCGCTACCCCGAATCCTTCAGCGTTCGTGACCTTCTGGACCGCCGACCATCCTCCGCTCTGGTGGCGCGCCTCGTTCGCCAAGCACTATGACCCGTGGACGGCAAACGCGCAGTCGAAGTATTTCCCCAACCAATAA
- a CDS encoding efflux RND transporter periplasmic adaptor subunit, with translation MKKNILIAIAVLVVAGLLIGLTVVRAQSGYTKVITGKVVRQDLASVVSGTGQIKPKTYVNIGATAFGRITHLYVKEGDKVKTGQILATVENVQPEANVDAQKAAIAAAKTDISSYIAAENTAVANLEKSKADLEQKKFDYDRYLSLYNEKLVSKQDFDAKKSAYDVAVATVAQNDAALAQAKAQTDSARGHLGTQVATLRSNVDSLNKTVSQAPFNGIVTNLPVREGETVVVGIQNAQGSTLMTLADMSVITAEVKVDETDIVNVALGQPADVSVDALPGKVFKGHVTEVGDQALLRSTGVATSQSTSGTEEAKDFKVVVTIDQTSDELRPGLSSTAKITTARKENAVTIPIQALTLYTPPAKDAQGHVATVAASSGPTAPVKPQQGVFVLRKQNGKLRAVFVPITTGITGATDIEVTSGVQPGDEIVTGTYRILRSLKDGAPVKIDTTPAVTKDADSSSS, from the coding sequence GTGAAGAAGAATATCCTGATTGCCATTGCGGTCTTGGTCGTTGCCGGTCTGCTGATTGGGCTGACCGTGGTTCGAGCCCAGTCTGGTTATACTAAAGTGATTACCGGCAAGGTGGTTCGGCAGGATCTCGCCTCGGTGGTGAGTGGTACCGGACAAATCAAACCAAAGACGTACGTCAACATCGGCGCGACTGCCTTCGGACGGATCACCCACCTCTATGTCAAAGAGGGAGATAAGGTGAAGACCGGTCAGATCCTGGCCACGGTGGAGAATGTTCAGCCGGAAGCCAATGTGGACGCTCAAAAGGCAGCTATCGCCGCCGCCAAGACCGACATTTCCTCCTACATTGCGGCCGAGAATACAGCGGTGGCCAACCTCGAGAAATCCAAGGCAGACCTCGAACAGAAGAAGTTCGATTACGACCGGTATCTGTCTCTCTACAATGAGAAGCTTGTTTCGAAACAGGATTTTGACGCCAAGAAATCAGCCTACGACGTCGCCGTCGCAACCGTCGCCCAAAACGATGCGGCCCTGGCCCAGGCCAAGGCCCAGACCGACTCCGCCCGCGGTCATCTTGGCACCCAGGTCGCCACACTCCGCAGCAATGTCGATTCCCTCAATAAGACCGTCAGCCAGGCTCCGTTCAACGGAATCGTCACTAACCTGCCGGTGCGCGAAGGAGAGACCGTCGTCGTCGGCATTCAGAATGCGCAGGGTTCCACGCTGATGACCCTTGCCGACATGTCGGTCATCACCGCCGAGGTCAAGGTCGACGAGACCGACATCGTGAATGTTGCCCTCGGCCAGCCCGCCGACGTCAGTGTCGATGCCCTCCCCGGTAAGGTCTTCAAAGGCCACGTCACCGAAGTCGGCGACCAGGCGCTGCTTCGCTCAACCGGCGTCGCTACCAGCCAGAGCACCAGCGGAACCGAGGAAGCCAAGGACTTCAAGGTCGTGGTGACCATCGATCAGACCTCCGACGAGCTGCGCCCAGGCTTATCGTCTACCGCCAAGATCACGACGGCCAGGAAAGAGAATGCAGTCACCATCCCGATCCAGGCGCTCACACTCTATACGCCTCCAGCCAAGGACGCCCAGGGCCACGTGGCCACCGTCGCGGCGAGCAGTGGCCCGACCGCGCCCGTGAAGCCGCAGCAAGGAGTCTTCGTGCTTCGAAAACAAAATGGAAAGCTGCGGGCGGTCTTCGTTCCCATCACCACCGGCATCACCGGCGCGACCGATATTGAGGTGACCAGCGGCGTGCAACCTGGAGACGAGATCGTGACCGGTACCTATCGCATCCTTAGAAGTCTGAAAGATGGCGCTCCAGTCAAAATCGACACCACGCCGGCGGTCACCAAGGATGCTGACTCGAGTTCATCGTGA